From the Patagioenas fasciata isolate bPatFas1 chromosome Z, bPatFas1.hap1, whole genome shotgun sequence genome, one window contains:
- the CDKN2B gene encoding cyclin-dependent kinase 4 inhibitor B → MTRQMGGTEADELANAAARGDLQRLRELLDGAADPNAVNSYGRTPIQVMMLGSPRVAELLLQRGADPNRPDPRTGCFPAHDAARAGFLETLAALHRAGARLDLPDGRGRLPLDVAAGGPHGVVGRYLRHPPPLA, encoded by the exons ATGACGCGGCAGATGGGCGGCACGGAGGCGGACGAGCTGGCCAACGCCGCCGCCCGCGGCGACCTGCAGCGCCTCAGGGAGCTGCTGGACGGCGCGGCGGACCCCAACGCCGTCAACTCCTACGGCCGGACTCCCATCCAG GTGATGATGCTGGGCAGCCCGCGGGTGgccgagctgctgctgcagcgcgGAGCGGACCCCAACCGCCCCGATCCGCGCACCGGCTGCTTCCCGGCGCACGACGCGGCCCGCGCCGGCTTCCTGGAGACGCTGGCGGCGCTGCACCGCGCCGGGGCGCGCCTCGACCTGCCCGACGGCCGCGGCCGCCTCCCCCTGGACGTGGCGGCGGGGGGCCCGCACGGAGTGGTGGGCCGCTACCTGCGCCACCCACCGCCCCTCGCTTAG